One bacterium BMS3Abin08 genomic window carries:
- a CDS encoding dinitrogenase iron-molybdenum cofactor: MKVAFATTDGKNVDEHFGRCGMFAIYDVMKDGYQFAELRKFAEGRDTAIEETREIKDIHEDRVQRKVDKLADCKIIYITDIGGPSAARLSRKGIMPVKVKEVVSIEDALTKLLETFRQSPTPWLRRAMEE; this comes from the coding sequence ATGAAAGTAGCCTTTGCCACAACAGACGGCAAGAATGTGGATGAGCACTTCGGCAGATGCGGAATGTTTGCCATTTACGATGTTATGAAGGACGGCTATCAATTTGCAGAATTAAGAAAGTTCGCAGAGGGCAGAGATACTGCCATAGAAGAGACAAGAGAGATAAAGGATATTCATGAAGACAGGGTACAACGGAAGGTAGACAAGCTCGCTGACTGCAAGATTATCTATATTACCGATATTGGCGGCCCCTCGGCAGCCAGGCTTTCCCGAAAGGGGATAATGCCTGTAAAGGTAAAAGAGGTGGTCTCTATCGAAGATGCCCTCACAAAATTGCTTGAAACATTCAGACAGTCACCCACTCCGTGGCTTAGAAGAGCGATGGAGGAATAA
- the glnB_2 gene encoding nitrogen regulatory protein P-II: MKMIRAFIRPEKEQEVVLALEGAGFPSLTKMPVFGRGKQKGLRVGPIYYDELPKTLIMMVVDDQDIDKVVRIIQDKAKTGFIGDGKIFVSPVESAYTVRTGETGL; encoded by the coding sequence ATGAAGATGATCAGGGCTTTTATAAGGCCGGAAAAAGAACAGGAGGTAGTCCTTGCCCTTGAAGGTGCAGGATTTCCTTCACTGACAAAGATGCCTGTGTTTGGAAGGGGTAAACAGAAAGGGCTCCGGGTCGGTCCGATCTACTACGATGAGTTGCCCAAGACTCTCATAATGATGGTTGTGGATGATCAGGACATCGACAAGGTGGTCCGGATAATACAGGATAAGGCAAAGACCGGATTTATCGGCGACGGCAAGATCTTTGTGAGCCCCGTCGAGTCCGCTTACACTGTAAGGACAGGTGAAACAGGACTATAA